A single Musa acuminata AAA Group cultivar baxijiao chromosome BXJ2-1, Cavendish_Baxijiao_AAA, whole genome shotgun sequence DNA region contains:
- the LOC103984462 gene encoding S-adenosylmethionine synthase 2, whose amino-acid sequence MEDTFLFTSESVNEGHPDKLCDQISDAVLDACLEQDPDSKVACETCTKTNMVMVFGEITTKGNIDYEKIVRDTCRSIGFTSDDVGLDADHCKVLVNIEQQSPDIAQGVHGHFTKHPEEIGAGDQGHMFGYATDETPELMPLSHVLATKLGARLTEVRKNGTCPWLRPDGKTQVTVEYHNDHGAMVPIRVHTILISTQHDETVTNDEIAADLKEHVIKPVVPEQYLDEKTIFHLNPSGRFVIGGPHGDAGLTGRKIIIDTYGGWGAHGGGAFSGKDPTKVDRSGAYIARQAAKSIVANGLARRCIVQISYAIGVPEPLSVFVDTYGTGKIPDKEILKIVKENFDFRPGMITNNLDLKRGGNGRFLKTAAYGHFGRDDPDFTWEVVKPLKWEKLAA is encoded by the coding sequence ATGGAGGACACCTTCCTTTTCACCTCTGAATCTGTCAATGAGGGGCACCCGGACAAGCTGTGTGACCAGATCTCTGATGCAGTTCTTGATGCCTGCCTTGAGCAGGACCCTGACAGCAAGGTTGCCTGTGAGACATGCACCAAGACCAACATGGTCATGGTATTTGGTGAGATCACCACCAAGGGCAACATTGACTATGAGAAAATTGTCCGTGACACCTGCCGTTCCATTGGGTTCACATCTGATGATGTAGGCCTTGATGCTGACCACTGCAAGGTGCTCGTAAATATTGAGCAGCAGTCTCCTGACATTGCCCAGGGTGTTCATGGCCACTTCACCAAGCACCCTGAAGAGATTGGTGCAGGTGACCAGGGGCACATGTTTGGCTATGCAACAGATGAGACACCCGAGCTGATGCCTCTCAGCCATGTCCTCGCTACAAAGCTTGGTGCACGCCTCACTGAGGTCCGAAAAAATGGAACTTGCCCCTGGTTGAGACCTGATGGTAAGACCCAGGTTACAGTTGAGTACCACAATGACCATGGTGCCATGGTTCCCATTCGTGTGCACACCATCCTCATTTCCACCCAGCACGATGAGACTGTCACCAATGATGAGATTGCCGCTGACCTGAAGGAGCATGTCATCAAACCAGTCGTACCTGAGCAGTACCTCGATGAGAAGACCATCTTCCATCTCAATCCATCTGGTCGATTTGTCATCGGTGGACCTCATGGTGATGCTGGGCTTACCGGACGCAAGATCATCATCGACACCTATGGTGGCTGGGGAGCCCATGGTGGTGGTGCCTTCTCTGGCAAGGACCCAACCAAGGTTGACCGCAGCGGTGCCTACATAGCTAGGCAGGCAGCTAAGAGCATTGTGGCAAATGGACTTGCCCGCCGCTGTATCGTCCAAATCTCCTATGCCATCGGTGTTCCTGAGCCACTGTCTGTCTTTGTTGACACCTATGGCACTGGCAAGATTCCCGATAAGGAGATCCTGAAGATTGTGAAGGAGAACTTTGATTTCAGGCCTGGGATGATTACCAATAACCTTGACCTGAAGCGGGGTGGCAACGGCAGGTTCCTCAAGACAGCAGCATATGGTCACTTCGGCAGGGATGACCCAGACTTTACCTGGGAGGTGGTTAAGCCTCTCAAATGGGAGAAGCTGGCTGCTTAG
- the LOC135598523 gene encoding ATP-citrate synthase alpha chain protein 2-like: MARKKIREYDSKRLLKQHLKRLAAIDLQLCSAQVTQSTDFTELVNQEPWLSSMKLVVKPDMLFGKRGKSGLVSLNLDLAEVAEFVKKRFGVEVEMGGCKAPITTFIVEPFVPHDQEYYLSIVSERLGCSISFSECGGIEIEDNWDKVKTIFLPTEKPMTSEACAPLIATLPLEVRGKIGDFIRGVFAVFQDLDFSFIEMNPFTFVNGEPYPLDMRGELDDTAAFKNFNKWGNIEFPLPFGRVLSSAESYIHELDEKTSASLKFTILNPKGRIWTMVAGGGASVIYADTVGDLGYALELGNYAEYSGAPNEEEVLQYARVVLDCATADPDGRKRALLIGGGIANFTDVATTFNSIIRALREKEAKLKAARVHIYVRRGGPNYQTGLAKMRSLGDEIGIPLEVYGPEATMTGICKQAIDCIMSAA; this comes from the exons ATGGCGAGGAAGAAGATCCGGGAGTACGATTCGAAGCGCCTCCTCAAGCAGCACCTCAAGCGGCTCGCCGCCATCGATCTCCAGCTCTGCTCCGCCCAG GTGACGCAATCGACGGACTTCACGGAGTTGGTGAACCAGGAACCATGGCTCTCGTCCATGAAACTAGTCGTGAAGCCCGACATGCTGTTCGGGAAGCGCGGCAAGAGTGGCTTGGTGTCTCTCAACTTGGATCTGGCCGAGGTTGCAGAGTTTGTCAAGAAACGCTTTGGAGTGGAG GTTGAGATGGGAGGATGTAAGGCACCGATCACTACATTTATAGTCGAGCCATTTGTCCCTCATGACCAAGAGTACTACCTCTCTATCGTCTCCGAGAGGCTTGGCTGCTCCATCAGCTTTTCAGAGTGCGGAGGCATTGAAATTGAGGACAACTGGGACAAGGTTAAGACCATATTTCTTCCTACTGAAAAGCCGATGACATCTGAGGCATGTGCTCCACTGATCGCAACTCTTCCTCTCGAG GTTAGAGGAAAAATAGGAGACTTCATAAGAGGTGTGTTTGCTGTGTTCCAAG ACTTGGACTTCAGTTTTATCGAAATGAACCCATTTACCTTCGTAAATGGAGAACCATATCCATTGGATATGCGAGGAGAACTGGATGACACTGCTGCTTTTAAGAATTTCAACAA GTGGGGTAACATAGAATTCCCACTCCCTTTTGGCAGAGTCTTGAGCTCCGCAGAAAGCTATATCCATGAACTTGATGAAAAG ACTAGTGCCTCATTAAAGTTCACCATTTTAAATCCCAAAGGACGCATTTGGACCATGGTGGCAGGTGGTGGTGCTAGTGTCATATATGCTGATACA GTTGGAGACCTGGGTTATGCATTGGAGCTTGGAAACTATGCAGAGTACAGTGGTGCTCCAAACGAGGAGGAGGTCTTGCAGTATGCTAGAGTTGTTCTTGAT TGTGCAACCGCCGACCCTGATGGCCGCAAGAGAGCGCTTCTCATTGGAGGGGGTATAGCCAACTTTACTGATGTTGCCACAACTTTTAATAGTATCATCCGGGCTCTGAGAGAGAAG GAGGCCAAGCTAAAGGCTGCAAGGGTGCACATTTATGTTAGACGAGGTGGTCCAAATTATCAGACTGGTCTTGCAAAAATGAGGTCTCTAGGTGATGAAATTGGGATTCCTCTTGAG GTTTATGGGCCAGAGGCTACAATGACAGGGATCTGCAAACAAGCTATTGATTGCATCATGTCTGCTGCATGA